A region from the Hydra vulgaris chromosome 10, alternate assembly HydraT2T_AEP genome encodes:
- the LOC136086258 gene encoding 52 kDa repressor of the inhibitor of the protein kinase-like: MSSDNVGVQRKIKNESPKAVYVYCSGHCLYLVIAHSCSLPNTRNAIAKLKNCCLFFLASPKCESLLQSIIMKALPDISKLRKGLIDLCRTRWASRHDSYRPFYQAYCYVIIALEYIAYDVNKDACGKDFTNVTWDTTSRDNANSLLKSLTSFDFIISFLTMHQFLSHLEGITVKLQGRTVDIIMAYHEIAEVKSVYKDILRNMDEEFSRVYTQAERMARSVNTEPTKPRTVRRQIMRNNAPAINPEEYYRRNLAIPFLNRISSELESQFSDLSILSSKRLGLVPSTLCTITICFD; the protein is encoded by the coding sequence ATGTCCAGTGATAATGTAGGTGTTCAGAGAAAGATAAAGAATGAGTCTCCAAAGGCTGTATATGTCTACTGCAGTGGACATTGTCTTTATCTTGTTATAGCCCATTCGTGTTCTCTTCCAAATACAAGAAATGCCATTGCCAAACTAAAGAACTGTTGTCTGTTTTTCCTTGCCAGTCCAAAGTGCGAGAGTCTTCTGCAATCAATCATCATGAAGGCATTACCAGACATTTCCAAACTGAGAAAAGGTCTCATTGACCTATGTAGAACAAGGTGGGCTTCACGACATGACTCATACAGACCATTTTATCAAGCATACTGCTACGTAATTATCGCTCTGGAATATATTGCGTATGATGTGAACAAAGATGCATGCGGAAAAGATTTCACAAATGTTACATGGGATACAACATCCAGAGATAATGCTAATTCACTGCTGAAAAGTCTTACGTCTTTTGactttattataagttttttgactATGCACCAATTCCTGTCACATTTGGAAGGAATAACTGTGAAATTACAAGGCCGTACTGTGGATATTATCATGGCATACCATGAAATTGCTGAGGTGAAATCTGTTTATAAAGACATTTTAAGAAACATGGACGAAGAATTTTCGCGTGTCTACACCCAAGCCGAACGAATGGCACGTTCTGTCAACACCGAACCAACAAAGCCAAGGACTGTTAGACGTCAAATAATGCGCAACAATGCTCCTGCGATTAATCCTGAGGAATATTATCGACGAAATCTCGCCATTCCATTCCTTAACCGCATAAGCTCAGAGTTGGAGAGTCAATTTTCTGACCTTTCCATCCTCTCCTCTAAACGGTTAGGGCTTGTACCATCTACTCTCTGTACAATTACGATCTGTTTTGACTga